One segment of Carya illinoinensis cultivar Pawnee chromosome 13, C.illinoinensisPawnee_v1, whole genome shotgun sequence DNA contains the following:
- the LOC122292248 gene encoding chaperone protein dnaJ A6-like: MFGRGPKKSDNTKYYEILGVSKSASQDELKKAYKKAAIKNHPDKGGDPEKFKEIAQAYDVLNDPEKREIYDQYGEDALKEGMGGAGSSHNPFDIFESFFGGGAFGGGGSSRGRRQKHGEDVVHTLKVSLDDLYNGTSKKLSLSRNILCQKCKGKGSKSGVSGRCYGCQGTGMKITTRQIGLGMIQQMQHVCPECRGSGEVISERDKCLQCKGNKVTQEKKVLEVHVEKGMQHGQKIVFEGQADQAPDTIAGDIVFVLQLKEHPKFKRKFDDLYVEHTISLTEALCGFQFALTHLDGRQLLIKSNPGEIIKPGQSKAINEEGMPHHQRPFIKGRLYIHFNVDFPESGILSAEQCRTLETILPPRSSKHLTDMELDNCEETTLHDVNMEDEMRRRRQQQQQQYQEAYDEDDEPSMPRVQCAQQ; encoded by the exons ATGTTTGGGCGTGGGCCAAAGAAGAGTGACAACACCAAGTACTATGAAATTCTTGGTGTTTCAAAAAGTGCGAGTCAAGATGAATTGAAGAAGGCATATAAAAAAGCTGCAATCAAGAATCATCCGGACAAAGGTGGAGATCCTGAGAAG TTCAAGGAAATAGCTCAAGCCTATGATGTTCTCAACGATCCAGAGAAAAGAGAAATCTATGACCAATATGGTGAAGATGCTCTCAAGGAGGGAATGGGAGGAGCTGGTTCCTCTCATAATCCATTTGATATATTTGAGTCATTTTTTGGCGGAGGAGCCTTTGGTG GTGGCGGCAGCTCACGAGGAAGGAGGCAGAAACATGGAGAGGATGTGGTGCATACTCTGAAGGTCTCTTTGGATGACCTGTACAATGGCACATCAAAGAAACTCTCCCTTTCTAGGAATATCTTGTGCCAAAAATGTAAAGG GAAAGGCTCAAAAAGTGGAGTATCTGGGAGATGTTATGGGTGCCAAGGTACAGGAATGAAAATTACGACCCGTCAGATTGGTTTGGGCATGATTCAACAGATGCAACACGTCTGTCCTGAATGCAGAGGCTCAG GTGAGGTCATCAGTGAGAGAGATAAATGCCTCCAATGCAAAGGAAACAAGGTCACTCAAGAAAAGAAGGTGCTGGAGGTGCACGTTGAGAAAGGAATGCAGCATGGTCAAAAGATTGTGTTTGAGGGACAAGCTGATCAAGCG CCTGATACAATCGCTGGAGACATTGTTTTTGTATTGCAACTGAAGGAGCACCCCAAGTTCAAACGAAAGTTTGATGATCTCTATGTAGAGCACACCATCAGTTTAACAGAGGCTCTTTGTGGGTTTCAGTTTGCCCTTACCCATCTTGATGGCAGACAACTTCTGATAAAATCAAATCCTGGGGAGATCATTAAGCCCG GTCAATCAAAAGCAATCAATGAGGAAGGAATGCCGCATCACCAGAGGCCGTTTATTAAGGGTCGACTCTACATTCACTTCAATGTGGATTTCCCAGAATCGGGAATTCTCTCCGCTGAACAATGCCGGACTCTAGAGACAATACTTCCCCCAAGGTCTAGCAAGCACTTGACAGACATGGAGCTGGACAATTGTGAGGAGACCACTTTGCATGATGTTAACATGGAGGATGAGATGAGACGTAGgcggcagcagcagcagcagcaataCCAAGAGGCatatgatgaagatgatgagcCATCAATGCCAAGAGTGCAGTGTGCCCAGCAGTAA